The following are from one region of the Sandaracinus amylolyticus genome:
- a CDS encoding ATP-binding protein has protein sequence MSADTRGTSEQVRGVLSAYVSSITAESVLKTALRRAGRTPSDLDRVGLDDVVITELGRGLAFFLTTDAERRESMARLTALAQRRPRARGFAPIEIPIVEESGVVDARTRARAFARELGFDRADQAKIATSVSELARNIWSYARAGKVTLTALESPRVGMKIVAEDQGPGIANLAEILAGDYRSRTGMGLGILACKRLMDEFSITSTPGRGTTIVLAKRVP, from the coding sequence ATGAGCGCGGACACACGCGGGACGAGCGAGCAGGTGCGCGGCGTGCTGTCCGCGTACGTCAGCTCGATCACCGCCGAGAGCGTGCTCAAGACCGCGCTCCGCCGCGCGGGGCGCACACCTTCCGATCTCGATCGCGTCGGGCTCGACGACGTGGTGATCACCGAGCTCGGCCGGGGGCTCGCGTTCTTCCTCACGACCGACGCCGAGCGGCGCGAGTCGATGGCGAGGCTCACCGCGCTCGCGCAGCGCCGCCCTCGTGCCCGTGGCTTCGCGCCGATCGAGATCCCGATCGTCGAGGAGTCGGGCGTCGTGGACGCGCGCACGAGGGCGCGCGCGTTCGCGCGCGAGCTCGGGTTCGATCGCGCCGATCAGGCGAAGATCGCGACCAGCGTGTCCGAGCTCGCGCGCAACATCTGGTCGTACGCGCGCGCCGGCAAGGTCACGCTCACCGCGCTCGAGTCGCCGCGCGTCGGGATGAAGATCGTCGCGGAGGATCAGGGTCCCGGCATCGCGAACCTCGCCGAGATCCTCGCCGGCGACTACCGCTCGCGCACCGGGATGGGGCTCGGGATCCTCGCGTGCAAGCGTCTGATGGACGAGTTCTCGATCACCAGCACGCCGGGCCGCGGCACCACGATCGTGCTCGCGAAGCGCGTCCCGTGA
- a CDS encoding XylR N-terminal domain-containing protein, giving the protein MRGPESNPTLRNDSARDCESECQSRFAFSAGFCVDITARSSLASESTGARARFSARRPGPISRCRARGTTRAIGRVLNGNRVRKGARASTTRSDHEMKASDFDLRSALKFHPESGSVLFGENRMLLFRVEALATLRKLLGEQLGDRLSRGILSQFGYRCGTEDHRTLSKLYRWDTEVDELASGPVIHTWEGIVRAEPTKIEFDRATGHFHMQGTWTNSYEAAIHGAELGRSDEPVCHTLTGYASGWCSSFFGRPLLAIEPTCRGRGDDVCRFEIKPIDVWGAEADPWRQTLSETSYSLTRELEAKLLTIERQAAAIRELSTPVMEIWDDVLVLPIVGVVDTKRSMEIMNNLLERIVETQSRCVIIDITGVEVVDTQTADYLLKVVRAANLLGTRCVLTGLSPAIAQTLVEIGADLSEVRTLRNLKAGLKDCLRHLRQARSPAAAE; this is encoded by the coding sequence ATGCGAGGTCCGGAATCGAATCCGACGTTACGTAACGATTCGGCGCGAGATTGCGAATCAGAGTGCCAGTCGCGATTCGCGTTCTCAGCGGGTTTTTGCGTTGACATCACCGCTCGGTCGTCGCTAGCGTCGGAGTCGACGGGGGCTCGTGCGCGGTTTTCTGCACGCCGACCCGGACCGATCTCGCGATGTCGCGCCCGCGGCACGACGCGGGCGATCGGTCGTGTGTTGAACGGGAATCGCGTGCGCAAGGGAGCGCGCGCGTCGACGACCAGGAGCGACCACGAGATGAAGGCGTCCGATTTCGATCTTCGCTCTGCGCTGAAGTTCCATCCAGAGAGCGGCAGTGTTCTCTTCGGCGAGAATCGAATGCTGCTCTTCCGTGTCGAGGCGCTCGCGACGTTGCGAAAGCTGCTCGGGGAGCAGCTCGGAGACAGGCTCTCTCGCGGAATTCTCTCGCAGTTCGGATATCGCTGCGGCACCGAGGACCACAGGACGCTCTCGAAGCTCTACCGGTGGGATACCGAGGTCGACGAGCTCGCGTCGGGCCCGGTGATCCACACGTGGGAGGGCATCGTCCGCGCCGAGCCGACGAAGATCGAATTCGATCGCGCGACCGGCCACTTCCACATGCAGGGCACGTGGACGAACTCCTACGAGGCCGCGATCCACGGCGCCGAGCTGGGCCGCAGCGACGAGCCCGTCTGTCACACGCTCACCGGCTATGCGAGCGGTTGGTGCTCGTCGTTCTTCGGTCGCCCGCTGCTCGCGATCGAGCCGACGTGCCGCGGGCGCGGCGACGACGTGTGTCGATTCGAGATCAAGCCGATCGACGTGTGGGGCGCCGAGGCGGATCCCTGGAGACAGACGCTCTCCGAGACGAGCTACTCGCTGACGCGCGAGCTCGAGGCGAAGCTGCTCACGATCGAGCGCCAGGCCGCGGCGATCCGCGAGCTCTCCACGCCGGTCATGGAGATCTGGGACGACGTGCTCGTGCTGCCGATCGTCGGTGTCGTCGACACCAAGCGCAGCATGGAGATCATGAACAACCTCCTCGAGCGCATCGTGGAGACGCAGTCGCGCTGCGTGATCATCGACATCACCGGGGTCGAGGTCGTCGACACCCAGACCGCCGACTACCTGCTCAAGGTGGTGCGCGCCGCGAACCTGCTCGGCACGCGCTGCGTGCTGACCGGGCTGAGCCCGGCGATCGCGCAGACGCTCGTCGAGATCGGCGCGGACCTCAGCGAGGTGCGCACGCTCCGCAACCTCAAGGCGGGCCTCAAGGACTGCCTGCGCCACCTGCGCCAGGCGCGCTCGCCCGCCGCGGCGGAGTGA
- a CDS encoding transaldolase family protein, which produces MNAISMHGSLLRRMTRETVTELWVDSCEPRALERALARGATGATTNPVIVMQAIEADRPRWDEITRALVRDHPNDDEESIAWRLVALAASEGAMLLWPTFERYGGTRGRLCVQASPRVYRDAARMIGQAIELAGIAPNIAVKLPTTAAGLVAIEELTAHGVVINATVSFSVAQALAAAEAVDRGLARLDPRVDRELVTPWITIMAGRIDDHLRDLVAKGSAGKTPEIELDVEMVRHASTAIVRRAYRLFCERGHRAKLLVAAMRSHHHWSEFIGGELVITIPPEWQDAFDDSGVEVRSRIDEPVDPAIVEELARQLPDFVRAYEPDGMEPAEFESFGASVKTLRQFLGALDRLVHYVREVMLPPP; this is translated from the coding sequence ATGAACGCGATCTCGATGCATGGGTCGCTCTTGCGACGGATGACGCGCGAGACCGTCACCGAGCTCTGGGTGGACTCGTGCGAGCCACGCGCGCTCGAGCGTGCGCTCGCGCGCGGCGCGACCGGCGCGACGACGAACCCGGTGATCGTGATGCAGGCGATCGAGGCCGATCGCCCGCGCTGGGACGAGATCACGCGCGCGCTGGTGCGCGACCATCCGAACGACGACGAGGAGTCGATCGCGTGGCGCCTCGTCGCGCTCGCCGCGAGCGAAGGCGCGATGTTGCTCTGGCCCACGTTCGAGCGCTACGGCGGCACCCGAGGGCGGCTCTGCGTGCAAGCGAGCCCGCGCGTCTACCGCGACGCGGCGCGCATGATCGGTCAGGCGATCGAGCTCGCGGGGATCGCGCCCAACATCGCGGTGAAGCTGCCGACCACCGCGGCCGGCCTCGTCGCGATCGAGGAGCTGACCGCGCACGGCGTCGTGATCAACGCGACGGTGTCGTTCTCGGTCGCGCAGGCGCTCGCCGCCGCGGAGGCGGTGGACCGCGGGCTCGCGCGGCTCGATCCGCGCGTCGATCGCGAGCTGGTCACCCCGTGGATCACGATCATGGCGGGCCGGATCGACGATCACCTGCGCGACCTCGTGGCGAAGGGCAGCGCGGGCAAGACCCCCGAGATCGAGCTCGACGTCGAGATGGTGCGGCACGCGTCGACGGCGATCGTGCGCCGCGCGTACCGACTGTTCTGCGAGCGCGGACACCGCGCGAAGCTGCTCGTGGCCGCGATGCGCAGCCACCACCACTGGTCGGAGTTCATCGGTGGCGAGCTGGTGATCACGATCCCGCCCGAGTGGCAGGACGCGTTCGACGACTCCGGCGTCGAGGTGCGATCGCGGATCGACGAGCCGGTCGATCCCGCGATCGTCGAGGAGCTCGCGCGGCAGCTGCCCGACTTCGTGCGCGCGTACGAGCCCGACGGGATGGAGCCCGCGGAGTTCGAGTCGTTCGGCGCGAGCGTCAAGACGCTGCGCCAGTTCCTGGGCGCGCTCGATCGCCTCGTGCACTACGTGCGCGAGGTGATGCTCCCACCGCCGTGA
- the iolE gene encoding myo-inosose-2 dehydratase: protein MRIGVNPLIWINDDKPELGADVPLERCLSEARAAGYAGIELGHRFPRTALELRPLLARHRLSLISGWYSAQLVERGAERELERLGPHLELLRAMRCDTLVLAETTGAVHREMRPLSRRPVLDRATWQGFVRELERLAVRARAQGIRVAYHPHVGTVVQTADEVERLMQDTSDDVGLLLDTGHFAYAAASPRDGDAAIRACIARHGERVVHVHLKDVRAEVLARAIERDVPFLDAVCEGVFTVPGDGALALEPAIAELARRRYRGWWVVEAEQDPAIAHPLTYAKLGFANAARWVASWARRARRLRAPIVRATTRRDRSGLAARTGHARARRSRV from the coding sequence GTGCGGATCGGCGTCAATCCCCTCATCTGGATCAACGACGACAAGCCCGAGCTCGGCGCGGACGTGCCGCTCGAGCGCTGTCTCTCCGAGGCGCGCGCCGCGGGCTATGCGGGCATCGAGCTCGGACATCGATTCCCGCGCACGGCGCTCGAGCTGCGCCCACTCCTGGCGCGACATCGGCTCTCGCTGATCTCGGGGTGGTACTCCGCGCAGCTCGTCGAGCGGGGCGCGGAGCGCGAGCTCGAGCGCCTCGGGCCGCACCTCGAGCTCCTGCGCGCGATGCGCTGCGACACGCTGGTGCTCGCGGAGACCACCGGCGCGGTGCATCGCGAGATGCGCCCGCTGTCGCGCCGTCCGGTGCTCGATCGCGCCACCTGGCAGGGCTTCGTGCGCGAGCTCGAGCGACTCGCCGTGCGGGCGCGCGCGCAGGGGATCCGCGTCGCGTACCACCCGCACGTGGGCACCGTCGTGCAGACCGCCGACGAGGTCGAGCGCCTGATGCAGGACACCTCGGACGACGTGGGCCTGCTGCTCGACACCGGGCACTTCGCGTACGCAGCGGCGAGCCCGCGCGACGGCGACGCCGCGATCCGCGCCTGCATCGCGCGCCACGGCGAGCGCGTGGTGCACGTGCACCTCAAGGACGTGCGCGCCGAGGTGCTCGCGCGCGCGATCGAGCGCGACGTGCCCTTCCTCGACGCAGTGTGCGAGGGCGTGTTCACGGTGCCGGGCGACGGCGCGCTCGCGCTCGAGCCGGCGATCGCGGAGCTCGCGCGGCGGCGTTATCGCGGGTGGTGGGTGGTCGAGGCCGAGCAGGATCCCGCGATCGCGCACCCGCTCACCTATGCCAAGCTCGGCTTCGCGAACGCGGCGCGCTGGGTCGCGTCGTGGGCGCGCCGCGCGCGGCGGCTGCGCGCGCCGATCGTGCGCGCCACCACGCGTCGCGATCGATCGGGGCTCGCGGCGCGCACCGGTCACGCGCGAGCGCGCCGCTCCCGCGTCTAG
- a CDS encoding ATP-binding protein → MSETIELVREVDAAYVTPRAKAFARDAGLDVRGQWAVAIAASELATNALKFGPPGALTLRVRRGPPRVLEVEAIDRGPGFVDLDEALRDGVSEGVDRATAEVLPVSRRGLGLGLGAVRRLMHELVVTAREGGGSVVIARLFLDGDQRAAR, encoded by the coding sequence GTGAGCGAGACGATCGAGCTCGTGCGCGAGGTGGACGCGGCGTACGTGACGCCGCGCGCGAAGGCGTTCGCGCGCGACGCCGGGCTCGACGTGCGGGGGCAGTGGGCGGTGGCGATCGCGGCGAGCGAGCTCGCGACGAACGCCTTGAAATTCGGGCCTCCGGGCGCGCTCACGCTGCGCGTGCGGCGAGGGCCGCCGCGGGTGCTCGAGGTCGAGGCGATCGATCGCGGGCCGGGCTTCGTGGATCTCGACGAAGCGCTGCGCGACGGAGTGTCGGAGGGCGTCGATCGCGCCACCGCGGAGGTGCTGCCGGTGTCGCGGCGCGGGCTCGGGCTCGGCCTCGGCGCGGTGCGACGGCTCATGCACGAGCTCGTCGTCACCGCGCGCGAGGGCGGTGGGTCGGTCGTGATCGCGCGCTTGTTCCTCGATGGCGATCAGCGCGCCGCGCGGTAG
- the iolD gene encoding 3D-(3,5/4)-trihydroxycyclohexane-1,2-dione acylhydrolase (decyclizing) codes for MSTVRLTMAQALVRWLAAQRVVIAGAEMPMFAGVFAIFGHGNVAGLGEALEASKDVLPTYRSHNEQSMAHTAIAFAKASRRRRMMACTTSIGPGATNLVTAAATAHVDRLPVLLLPGDVFASRAPDPVLQQLEDERDPSATVNDCLRPVSRYFDRITRPEQLVIALPAALEVLTDPARCGPATLCLPQDVQTIAHDYPCDFFERRLHVPRRLAPDPSELARALEILASSERPLIVAGGGVHYAETTAELAAFASRHAVPVAETQAGKGALACDDPSSVGAIGVTGTSAANALAAEADVVFAIGTRLSDFTTASRTLFPRARLVHLNASGFDARKHGGVPLVCDAKLGLAELDGALGSWRAASAWTERARALMDRWHADAERAQAHRAGALPLDAQVIGVVNEQARASDVVVCAAGGLPGELHRLWRSRAPGDYHVEYGFSCMGYEIAGGLGVKMARPDAQVVVMVGDGSYLMLNTAIAESIALDRKLVIVVLDNGGFGCIHRLQRACGGAPFANLVGENARIVDFAAHAASLGARAEKVADLEGLRGALARARVASRTYVVVIDTDPDASAGIGGAWWDVAIPEVSERDTVRAARRAYEDALRRRA; via the coding sequence ATGTCGACCGTGCGGCTGACGATGGCGCAGGCGCTCGTGCGCTGGCTCGCGGCGCAGCGCGTCGTGATCGCGGGCGCGGAGATGCCGATGTTCGCGGGCGTGTTCGCGATCTTCGGGCACGGCAACGTCGCGGGCCTCGGCGAGGCGCTCGAGGCGAGCAAGGACGTGCTGCCGACGTACCGCTCGCACAACGAGCAGTCGATGGCGCACACCGCGATCGCGTTCGCGAAGGCGTCGCGACGGCGGCGCATGATGGCGTGCACCACGTCGATCGGGCCGGGCGCGACGAACCTCGTGACCGCGGCCGCGACCGCGCACGTCGATCGACTGCCGGTGCTGCTCCTGCCGGGCGACGTGTTCGCGAGCCGCGCGCCCGATCCCGTGCTGCAGCAGCTCGAGGACGAGCGCGATCCCAGCGCCACGGTGAACGACTGCCTGCGCCCGGTGTCGCGTTACTTCGATCGCATCACGCGCCCCGAGCAGCTCGTCATCGCGCTGCCCGCGGCGCTCGAGGTGCTCACCGATCCCGCGCGCTGCGGGCCCGCGACGCTCTGTCTGCCCCAGGACGTGCAGACGATCGCGCACGACTATCCGTGCGACTTCTTCGAGCGGCGGTTGCACGTCCCGCGACGTCTCGCGCCCGATCCGAGCGAGCTCGCGCGTGCCCTCGAGATCCTCGCGTCGAGCGAGCGTCCGCTGATCGTCGCGGGCGGCGGCGTGCACTACGCCGAGACCACGGCCGAGCTCGCGGCGTTCGCGTCGCGCCACGCCGTCCCGGTCGCGGAGACCCAGGCGGGCAAGGGCGCGCTCGCATGCGACGATCCCTCGAGCGTCGGCGCGATCGGCGTGACCGGCACCTCGGCGGCGAACGCGCTCGCGGCCGAGGCGGACGTGGTCTTCGCGATCGGCACGCGCCTCTCGGACTTCACGACCGCGTCGCGCACGCTGTTCCCGCGCGCGCGCCTGGTGCACCTCAACGCGAGCGGCTTCGATGCGCGCAAGCACGGCGGGGTCCCGCTGGTGTGCGACGCGAAGCTCGGCCTCGCTGAGCTCGACGGCGCGCTCGGATCGTGGCGCGCCGCGAGCGCATGGACCGAGCGGGCGCGCGCGCTGATGGATCGCTGGCACGCCGACGCCGAGCGCGCGCAAGCACATCGCGCGGGCGCGCTCCCGCTCGACGCGCAGGTGATCGGCGTGGTCAACGAGCAGGCGCGCGCGAGCGACGTCGTGGTGTGCGCGGCGGGCGGGCTCCCCGGCGAGCTCCATCGCCTGTGGCGCTCGCGCGCGCCCGGCGACTACCACGTCGAGTACGGGTTCTCGTGCATGGGCTACGAGATCGCGGGTGGGCTCGGCGTGAAGATGGCGCGCCCCGACGCGCAGGTCGTCGTGATGGTCGGCGACGGCAGCTATCTCATGCTCAACACCGCGATCGCCGAGTCGATCGCGCTCGATCGGAAGCTCGTGATCGTCGTGCTCGACAACGGCGGGTTCGGCTGCATCCACCGGCTGCAGCGAGCGTGCGGCGGCGCGCCCTTCGCGAACCTGGTGGGAGAGAACGCGCGCATCGTCGACTTCGCGGCGCACGCGGCGTCGCTCGGAGCGCGCGCCGAGAAGGTCGCCGATCTCGAGGGGCTGCGCGGTGCGCTCGCGCGTGCGCGCGTCGCATCGCGGACCTACGTGGTCGTCATCGACACCGATCCCGACGCGAGCGCGGGCATCGGCGGTGCGTGGTGGGACGTCGCGATCCCCGAGGTCTCGGAGCGCGACACCGTGCGCGCGGCGCGGCGCGCGTACGAGGACGCACTGCGTCGCCGCGCGTGA
- a CDS encoding DUF3703 domain-containing protein — protein MPSTRELSPHVDALLARSRAHVAERDWPAAWSALELAHVLSQPSARLHTKVHVRMLVLGARLGDLREVVGQIVRVAGAGLGSALGRFPAGNTGRARVSIIAPMPVPDEARRIFASLGIDIEGVTIAGRARR, from the coding sequence ATGCCGAGCACCCGCGAGCTCTCTCCTCACGTCGACGCGCTCCTCGCGCGCAGCCGCGCGCACGTCGCGGAGCGCGACTGGCCCGCTGCGTGGTCCGCGCTCGAGCTGGCCCACGTCCTCTCGCAGCCCTCGGCGCGGCTGCACACCAAGGTGCACGTCCGGATGTTGGTGCTCGGCGCGCGGCTCGGAGATCTGCGCGAGGTCGTCGGACAGATCGTGCGCGTCGCGGGCGCGGGCCTGGGCTCGGCGCTCGGGCGATTCCCCGCCGGCAACACCGGGCGCGCGCGGGTGTCGATCATCGCGCCGATGCCGGTGCCCGACGAGGCACGACGCATCTTCGCGTCGCTCGGGATCGACATCGAAGGCGTGACGATCGCCGGGCGCGCACGGCGCTGA
- a CDS encoding acetylserotonin O-methyltransferase — MTDTTPAHMRLSQMILGLWAPQAIHAAAELGIADALSAAPQRASELASRIGADHDATERLLRALAVLGVLELQGERYALTEIGRCLETDSPTSRRAWSRLMGGREVWQRWGRLTDCVRTGRMAARVDDEGISPTEHFEAMAMDPASAAIFHRAMVEMTRTSAPEIVRAIDLAGARTIVDVGGGSGMLLAALLEAHPALRGSVVDLAHARESALSLFAGRGVADRASFVTGDFFTDPPPPADVLVMKSVIHDWDDERSLRILARCREAMDARTRLVLIEPPSPDAPSTSSPLAWILAFSDLNMLVNTGGRERTHREYVALLERAELRVARVGEAGFWKTYEAVRA, encoded by the coding sequence ATGACCGACACCACGCCGGCGCACATGCGCCTCTCGCAGATGATCCTCGGGCTCTGGGCGCCGCAGGCGATCCACGCCGCGGCCGAGCTCGGCATCGCCGACGCGCTCTCCGCCGCGCCGCAGCGCGCGTCCGAGCTCGCGTCGCGGATCGGCGCCGATCACGACGCGACCGAGCGCCTGCTGCGCGCGCTCGCGGTGCTCGGCGTGCTCGAGCTGCAGGGCGAGCGCTACGCGCTCACCGAGATCGGGCGCTGTCTCGAGACCGACTCGCCGACGTCGCGCCGCGCGTGGTCGCGCCTGATGGGCGGTCGCGAGGTGTGGCAGCGCTGGGGCCGGCTCACCGACTGCGTGCGCACCGGGCGCATGGCGGCGCGCGTCGACGACGAGGGCATCTCGCCCACCGAGCACTTCGAGGCGATGGCGATGGATCCCGCGTCGGCCGCGATCTTCCATCGCGCGATGGTCGAGATGACGCGCACCTCGGCGCCCGAGATCGTGCGCGCGATCGATCTCGCGGGCGCGCGCACGATCGTCGACGTCGGCGGAGGATCGGGCATGTTGCTCGCCGCGCTGCTCGAGGCGCATCCCGCGCTGCGCGGCAGCGTGGTCGACCTCGCGCACGCCCGCGAGAGCGCGCTCTCGCTCTTCGCCGGACGCGGGGTCGCCGATCGCGCGTCGTTCGTCACCGGCGACTTCTTCACCGACCCGCCGCCGCCCGCCGACGTGCTGGTGATGAAGAGCGTCATCCACGACTGGGACGACGAGCGCTCGCTGCGCATCCTCGCGCGCTGTCGCGAGGCGATGGACGCCCGGACGCGCCTCGTGCTGATCGAGCCGCCCTCCCCCGATGCGCCGAGCACCAGCTCGCCGCTCGCGTGGATCCTCGCGTTCAGCGACCTGAACATGCTGGTGAACACCGGCGGCCGCGAGCGCACCCACCGCGAGTACGTCGCGCTGCTCGAGCGCGCCGAGCTGCGCGTCGCGCGGGTGGGCGAGGCTGGATTCTGGAAGACCTACGAAGCAGTCCGCGCGTGA
- a CDS encoding helix-turn-helix transcriptional regulator: MRPRLILDLGSVLILGPGFEAQTHAHHAVQLVLSFDGEVVVEIAGREHAARATLVPSEVPHRFSASGRRIALLLVDREAQPGAQLDRLAREWLGRDIAAELVITEPRSDATPSELVDWTRALIAPLLERAPAEDELSDAVRASLDYVARELGGRPRLAGAARAAGVSPSHLTHTFSAEMGIPFRRFVLWARAKRAVDEVRRGASLTEAAIAAGFSDSAHLSRTFRRMFGLPPSFLLQAAEISDVAATFKRAPR; encoded by the coding sequence ATGCGACCTCGGCTGATCCTCGACCTCGGCTCGGTGCTCATCCTCGGGCCGGGCTTCGAGGCGCAGACCCACGCGCACCACGCGGTGCAGCTGGTCCTGTCGTTCGACGGCGAGGTCGTGGTCGAGATCGCGGGGCGCGAGCACGCCGCGCGCGCGACCCTCGTTCCCTCCGAGGTGCCCCATCGTTTCTCGGCGAGCGGACGACGGATCGCGCTCTTGCTCGTCGATCGCGAGGCGCAGCCCGGCGCGCAGCTCGATCGCCTCGCGCGGGAATGGCTGGGCCGCGACATCGCGGCGGAGCTCGTCATCACCGAGCCGCGCAGCGACGCGACGCCGAGCGAGCTCGTGGACTGGACGCGCGCGCTGATCGCGCCGCTGCTCGAGCGCGCGCCCGCGGAGGACGAGCTCTCCGACGCGGTGCGTGCGTCGCTCGACTACGTCGCGCGCGAGCTCGGTGGTCGTCCTCGCCTCGCCGGCGCCGCGCGCGCGGCCGGCGTGTCGCCCTCGCACCTCACGCACACCTTCAGCGCGGAGATGGGCATTCCGTTCCGCCGCTTCGTGCTCTGGGCGCGGGCCAAGCGCGCGGTCGACGAGGTGCGTCGCGGCGCGAGCCTCACCGAAGCGGCGATCGCCGCGGGCTTCAGCGACTCGGCCCACCTGTCGCGCACGTTCCGTCGGATGTTCGGCCTGCCGCCCTCGTTCCTCCTGCAGGCCGCGGAGATCTCGGACGTCGCCGCAACGTTCAAGCGAGCGCCGCGCTGA
- a CDS encoding STAS domain-containing protein, with protein sequence MAGTIPIIRLQGVLLVAIQVELGDRLVRELRSDLGREIQRGDVRGVILELSGVDTFDTYIARSIRDMAQMASLMGARTVITGLDPGIAVTLVEMGMLLEGVPTTLSLEDALAMLSPRRRGDDAWIDDRDLAPSPDDEVLFDAHELDG encoded by the coding sequence ATGGCGGGGACGATTCCGATCATCCGCCTCCAGGGCGTGCTCCTGGTCGCGATCCAGGTCGAGCTCGGGGACCGCCTGGTCCGGGAGCTGCGGAGCGATCTCGGGCGCGAGATCCAGCGCGGCGACGTGCGCGGCGTGATCCTCGAGCTCTCCGGCGTCGACACCTTCGACACCTACATCGCCCGGAGCATCCGCGACATGGCGCAGATGGCGAGCCTGATGGGCGCCAGGACCGTCATCACCGGGCTCGATCCCGGGATCGCGGTGACGCTCGTCGAGATGGGGATGCTCCTCGAGGGAGTGCCCACCACGCTCTCGCTGGAGGACGCGCTCGCGATGCTCTCGCCGCGCCGCCGCGGCGACGACGCGTGGATCGACGATCGGGATCTCGCGCCCTCGCCCGACGACGAGGTGCTCTTCGACGCCCACGAGCTGGACGGCTGA
- a CDS encoding sterol desaturase family protein, whose protein sequence is MRTWLAYSVYPVLWGGSVITLVVAMSAGIPYPWIGPPLLLAVGLAVAMLERIQPHAREWLHDRSDLRTDVAHFVANVAVSQGSLALFAALAPVRASLPSAWPSALPLAVQVLIATLVIDLGLYAIHRASHVVPALWRLHSIHHSAERIYWINGQRRHLVHELLEGAPGLLALFALGAPVSIIAAAIAIVTLHLFFQHANVEYRLGPLRHVFAVGEVHRWHHQRRYEDVQGNYAAVLALWDHLFGTALPKQGDAPLDVGLDQDLPRDFWGQLRWPFRVDSFQDPSATARHEHVELPNRSETR, encoded by the coding sequence ATGCGCACGTGGCTCGCCTACTCGGTCTATCCGGTGCTCTGGGGTGGAAGCGTCATCACGCTCGTCGTCGCGATGAGCGCCGGGATCCCGTACCCGTGGATCGGCCCGCCGCTGCTGCTCGCGGTCGGGCTCGCGGTCGCGATGCTCGAGCGCATCCAGCCGCACGCGCGCGAGTGGCTGCACGATCGCAGCGATCTGCGCACCGACGTCGCGCACTTCGTCGCGAACGTCGCGGTGAGCCAGGGCTCGCTCGCGCTCTTCGCCGCGTTGGCCCCCGTGCGGGCGAGCCTGCCGAGCGCGTGGCCCAGCGCGCTGCCCCTCGCGGTGCAGGTGCTGATCGCCACGCTGGTGATCGATCTCGGGCTCTACGCGATCCATCGCGCGAGCCACGTCGTGCCCGCGCTGTGGCGACTGCACTCGATCCACCACAGCGCCGAGCGGATCTACTGGATCAACGGCCAGCGCCGTCACCTGGTGCACGAGCTGCTCGAGGGCGCGCCCGGGCTCCTCGCCCTCTTCGCGCTCGGCGCGCCGGTGTCGATCATCGCGGCGGCGATCGCGATCGTCACGCTGCACCTCTTCTTCCAGCACGCGAACGTCGAGTACCGACTCGGTCCGCTGCGCCACGTCTTCGCGGTCGGCGAGGTGCATCGGTGGCACCACCAGCGCCGCTACGAGGACGTGCAGGGCAACTACGCCGCGGTCCTCGCGCTCTGGGATCACCTCTTCGGCACCGCGCTCCCGAAGCAGGGCGACGCGCCGCTCGACGTCGGCCTCGACCAGGACCTGCCGCGCGACTTCTGGGGACAGCTGCGCTGGCCGTTCCGTGTCGATTCTTTCCAAGACCCCTCGGCCACCGCTCGGCATGAACACGTCGAACTTCCGAACAGGAGCGAGACGAGATGA